One window of Xanthomonas sp. 10-10 genomic DNA carries:
- a CDS encoding cellulase codes for MIAMIDPPTKRRFFAAHAWPTAVCLTLVLLLMTSHVHAAEPVTQGPYHWRSVAIGGGGFVTGVVFHPAERDLAYARTDVGGAYRWDAHAQQWVALTDWLGADDWNLMGIDAFAIDPGNPDAIYLAAGTYMHARAGNAAVLRSFDRGKSFERAELSFKLGGNQLGRANGERLAVDPHDGRVLLLGSRDAGLWRSDDRGAHWARVEGFPAEALAAATARNHVGREQAVGIAFVVFDPASGRAGSPTPRIYVGVSTAQTSLYVSDDAGRTWSAVAGQPQGLRPSHMDGGRDGQWYLSYGDQPGPDLMAGGALWKYSPAQGRWSEISPIPQPANGDGFGWGAVAVDPQDPQVLLASTFRRRAPRDELFRSVDGGKHWTPLLADAVFDHSAAPWTAHATPHWMGALAIDPFDGNHALFVTGYGIWASRNLRDFAGKRQPLQWWFQDRGLEETVPLDLLSPMGGAHLLSALGDIDGFRHDALDTAQLQYGGPRLTNGESIDAAGQAPLTVVRSGTVRDRRNNEIRALVSQDGGVHWSAFASEPPAGQGAGTIAIAADASQVVWAPANGGNWRTADFGKRWQRVQGLPDTAVVVADRVDAQRWYAADTVSGRFYESTDGAASFRDTGQQAGNPARDERARPQLRPDPWRAGVVYLASPSLGVLRWQDARMQTVSKPDEARSLGIGKPLRAGAPPALYLAGRVAGVDGVFRSDDEGAQWLRINDDAHRFGKPYSVTGDPRLAGRVYFATGGRGIFYGDPR; via the coding sequence ATGATCGCCATGATCGATCCGCCTACTAAGCGCCGCTTTTTCGCAGCACACGCGTGGCCGACTGCCGTTTGCCTGACGCTGGTGTTGCTCCTCATGACGTCTCACGTGCACGCGGCCGAGCCCGTCACGCAGGGGCCTTACCACTGGCGCAGCGTGGCCATTGGCGGTGGCGGCTTTGTCACCGGTGTAGTGTTTCATCCCGCCGAACGCGATCTTGCCTATGCGCGCACCGATGTCGGTGGTGCGTATCGCTGGGATGCGCATGCGCAGCAGTGGGTGGCGCTGACCGACTGGTTGGGCGCCGACGACTGGAACCTGATGGGCATCGATGCGTTCGCCATCGACCCTGGCAATCCCGATGCCATCTATCTGGCGGCGGGCACCTACATGCACGCGCGCGCCGGCAATGCGGCAGTGCTGCGTTCGTTCGATCGCGGCAAAAGCTTCGAGCGCGCCGAGCTGTCGTTCAAGCTTGGTGGCAATCAGCTTGGCCGCGCCAATGGCGAGCGGCTGGCGGTGGACCCGCACGATGGCCGGGTGCTGTTGCTGGGCTCACGTGATGCAGGCCTGTGGCGCAGCGATGATCGCGGCGCGCACTGGGCGCGGGTGGAAGGATTTCCTGCCGAGGCGCTGGCCGCTGCCACTGCGCGCAACCATGTCGGACGCGAGCAGGCGGTGGGGATCGCCTTTGTCGTGTTCGACCCCGCCAGCGGCCGCGCTGGCAGTCCCACGCCACGGATCTACGTCGGCGTCTCCACCGCGCAGACCAGCCTGTATGTCTCCGACGATGCCGGTCGCACCTGGTCGGCGGTGGCCGGGCAGCCGCAGGGCTTGCGCCCCAGCCATATGGACGGCGGCCGCGATGGGCAGTGGTATCTCAGTTATGGCGATCAGCCCGGCCCGGACTTGATGGCCGGGGGGGCGTTGTGGAAGTACAGCCCGGCGCAGGGGCGCTGGAGCGAGATCAGCCCGATTCCGCAACCGGCCAATGGCGATGGTTTCGGCTGGGGCGCGGTGGCGGTGGACCCGCAGGATCCGCAGGTGCTGCTGGCCAGCACCTTCCGCCGGCGTGCGCCGCGCGATGAGCTATTCCGCAGCGTCGACGGCGGCAAGCACTGGACGCCGCTGTTGGCCGATGCGGTGTTCGATCACAGCGCCGCGCCGTGGACCGCGCATGCCACACCGCACTGGATGGGCGCGCTGGCGATCGATCCGTTTGACGGCAACCACGCGCTGTTCGTCACCGGCTACGGCATCTGGGCCTCGCGCAACCTGCGCGATTTCGCCGGCAAGCGGCAGCCGTTGCAGTGGTGGTTCCAGGACCGTGGGCTGGAAGAGACCGTGCCCCTGGACCTGCTCAGCCCGATGGGCGGTGCGCATCTGCTCAGCGCGCTGGGCGATATCGATGGATTCCGCCACGACGCGCTGGACACCGCGCAGCTGCAGTATGGCGGCCCGCGTCTGACCAACGGTGAGAGCATCGATGCTGCGGGGCAGGCGCCGCTGACCGTGGTGCGTAGCGGCACCGTGCGCGATCGTCGCAACAACGAGATCCGCGCGCTGGTGTCGCAGGATGGCGGGGTGCACTGGAGCGCCTTCGCCAGCGAACCGCCGGCCGGGCAGGGTGCGGGCACCATTGCCATCGCAGCCGATGCATCGCAGGTGGTCTGGGCGCCCGCCAACGGCGGCAACTGGCGCACGGCCGATTTCGGCAAGCGCTGGCAGCGCGTGCAAGGGCTTCCTGATACTGCGGTGGTGGTGGCCGACCGTGTCGATGCACAGCGCTGGTATGCCGCCGACACCGTCAGCGGACGCTTTTATGAAAGTACCGACGGCGCGGCCAGCTTCCGCGATACCGGGCAACAGGCAGGCAACCCTGCGCGCGATGAGCGCGCGCGTCCGCAGCTGCGGCCCGACCCCTGGCGTGCTGGCGTGGTGTATCTGGCCAGTCCGTCGCTGGGCGTGCTGCGCTGGCAGGACGCACGCATGCAGACCGTGTCCAAGCCGGATGAAGCGCGCTCGCTGGGCATCGGCAAGCCGCTGCGTGCGGGCGCACCGCCGGCGTTGTATCTGGCCGGGCGGGTGGCCGGTGTGGATGGTGTGTTCCGTTCCGACGACGAGGGCGCGCAGTGGCTGCGCATCAACGACGACGCGCACCGTTTCGGCAAGCCTTACAGCGTCACCGGCGACCCGCGACTTGCTGGTCGCGTCTACTTCGCCACCGGTGGCCGTGGCATCTTCTATGGCGACCCACGATGA
- a CDS encoding sialate O-acetylesterase, whose protein sequence is MTARLVCRACLLALALASPLALAQPTLPLLFADGAVLQRDQPMPVWGWASPNAAITVSFDGKRATARADAQGAWKVTLPAHTAGGPYVLSVQGDGGQLQVRDVLVGDVWLASGQSNMEWPLAQASDGPQAMAAANDPQLRHFKVPKSWSVQPETRLTGGAWKAATPDTAGEFTAVGYFFASELRASTGVPIGIVNSTWGGSSIEAWMDAASLGLNAEQNQGAIEAIKQRDAAAQATTGKRIARWPKVDGDMPQWREPTFDDRDWDSIPTTQQWESSGYDGMDGIAWYRTTVTVSAAEAKAGLTLGVGQIDDSDITYVNGTKVGETTKQWNLPRVYNVPASALHAGVNHIAVRVEDLSGGGGMHGPDEQRFVQTKAGAKRALSGWKFRPAAVRVSLADNKNQLPTLLYNQMIHPLQPFPVKGVIWYQGETDATESGAVPYREHFAAMIQQWRAERGTKALPFLWVQLANFKAGDDKAELSPWALLRESQSKTLALPATGQAVIIDIGNPTDIHPTNKRDVGQRLALAARHVAYGQTLVYSAPVFKRASFEGGKAVLTFDLQGSALQVRGGGAVQGLRIAGADQRFHPATAQIEGDRVIVRSDAVPAPVAVRYGWSENPDDANLINRDALPVSPFRTDTW, encoded by the coding sequence ATGACCGCACGTCTCGTTTGCCGCGCCTGCCTGCTGGCTCTGGCGCTGGCCAGCCCACTCGCGCTGGCCCAGCCGACCCTGCCGCTGTTGTTTGCCGATGGCGCAGTGTTGCAGCGCGACCAGCCCATGCCGGTGTGGGGTTGGGCATCGCCGAATGCCGCGATCACCGTCAGCTTCGATGGCAAGCGCGCCACCGCCAGGGCCGACGCGCAGGGCGCATGGAAGGTCACACTGCCGGCGCACACCGCCGGCGGCCCGTACGTGTTGAGCGTGCAGGGCGATGGCGGGCAGCTGCAGGTGCGCGATGTACTGGTCGGCGATGTCTGGCTTGCCAGCGGGCAATCGAATATGGAATGGCCACTGGCGCAGGCCAGCGATGGTCCGCAGGCGATGGCCGCCGCCAACGACCCGCAGTTGCGCCACTTCAAGGTGCCCAAGTCGTGGTCGGTGCAGCCGGAAACGCGCCTGACCGGTGGCGCGTGGAAAGCGGCCACGCCGGACACTGCCGGCGAGTTCACCGCGGTGGGGTATTTCTTCGCCAGTGAGCTGCGCGCCAGCACCGGCGTGCCGATCGGCATCGTCAACAGCACCTGGGGCGGCAGTTCGATCGAGGCGTGGATGGACGCCGCGTCGCTGGGTTTGAATGCCGAGCAGAACCAGGGCGCGATCGAGGCGATCAAGCAACGCGACGCTGCCGCACAGGCCACCACCGGCAAGCGCATCGCGCGCTGGCCCAAGGTGGATGGCGACATGCCGCAGTGGCGCGAACCGACGTTCGACGACCGCGATTGGGACAGCATCCCGACCACCCAGCAGTGGGAATCCAGCGGGTACGACGGCATGGACGGCATCGCCTGGTACCGCACCACGGTGACAGTGAGCGCGGCCGAGGCCAAGGCCGGCCTCACGCTGGGCGTGGGGCAGATCGACGATTCCGATATCACCTACGTCAACGGCACCAAGGTTGGCGAGACCACCAAGCAGTGGAACCTGCCGCGCGTGTACAACGTGCCGGCCTCCGCATTGCATGCAGGCGTCAACCACATCGCCGTGCGGGTGGAGGATCTCAGTGGCGGTGGCGGCATGCATGGCCCGGACGAGCAGCGTTTCGTGCAGACCAAGGCGGGTGCCAAGCGCGCGTTGAGCGGCTGGAAATTCCGCCCCGCCGCGGTGCGCGTGTCGCTGGCCGACAACAAGAATCAGCTGCCCACGCTGCTGTACAACCAGATGATCCATCCGCTGCAGCCGTTCCCGGTCAAGGGCGTGATCTGGTACCAGGGCGAAACCGATGCCACCGAAAGCGGAGCAGTGCCGTATCGCGAACATTTCGCCGCGATGATCCAGCAATGGCGCGCAGAACGCGGGACGAAAGCGCTGCCGTTCCTGTGGGTGCAGCTGGCCAACTTCAAGGCCGGCGACGACAAGGCCGAGCTGAGCCCGTGGGCGTTGTTGCGCGAGTCGCAGTCCAAGACGCTGGCGCTACCGGCGACTGGCCAGGCAGTGATCATCGATATCGGCAACCCCACCGACATCCATCCCACCAACAAGCGCGATGTCGGCCAGCGCCTGGCGCTCGCCGCGCGGCACGTGGCCTACGGCCAGACGCTCGTCTACAGCGCACCGGTATTCAAGCGCGCGAGCTTTGAAGGCGGCAAGGCGGTGCTGACCTTCGATCTGCAGGGCAGTGCGCTGCAGGTCCGTGGTGGTGGCGCGGTGCAGGGCTTGCGCATCGCCGGTGCCGATCAGCGCTTCCATCCAGCCACCGCGCAGATCGAGGGCGACCGCGTGATCGTGCGCAGCGATGCGGTGCCTGCACCGGTTGCCGTGCGCTATGGCTGGAGCGAGAACCCCGACGACGCCAACCTGATCAATCGCGACGCACTTCCTGTTTCCCCCTTCCGCACCGATACCTGGTGA